The Verrucomicrobium spinosum DSM 4136 = JCM 18804 genome includes a region encoding these proteins:
- a CDS encoding NAD(P)/FAD-dependent oxidoreductase: MSTSYDVIVIGGGPAGSSSSAILAEEGHKVLLLEREKFPRYHIGESLIPFTYFPLERLGLVERMKKSHFVNKYSVCFVPPHGRTSQPFYFFNRYDKDTVASTWQVLRSEFDQILLDNSREKGVEVKEQTKVLELLRDGDQKVIGVRAQSHDGTITDYHARITLDCTGKEAFTTVRNGWRVRDPYLNKVAVWTYYKGSRREPGIDEGQTTVAFVKDKGWFWHIPQHDDMVSVGVVAEGKYLSRDGIKDAEGIFKREVEENVWIKESLSHGQQVGQYHITSEYTHHARHCGSDGLLLVGDAFAFLDPVFSSGLMFAMKSGVLAGEEVSKALKENDLGPARFTKYSQELRQGVENMRKLVYAFYDPNFSFGQLIRNHPDAQGAVTDCLSGDVNKDYSVLWDQIRELVPLPDDLPLGEPEVKTPELAATS; the protein is encoded by the coding sequence ATGAGCACCTCATACGATGTCATTGTCATTGGCGGCGGTCCTGCAGGCTCCAGTTCATCGGCCATCCTCGCAGAGGAAGGTCACAAGGTGCTCCTCCTGGAGCGGGAGAAGTTCCCCCGCTACCACATTGGCGAGTCCCTCATCCCCTTCACCTACTTCCCGCTGGAGCGACTGGGCTTGGTGGAGCGCATGAAGAAGTCCCACTTCGTGAACAAGTACAGCGTCTGCTTCGTGCCCCCTCATGGCCGCACCAGCCAGCCGTTCTACTTCTTCAACCGCTATGACAAGGACACCGTCGCCTCCACCTGGCAGGTGCTGCGCTCGGAGTTCGATCAGATCCTCCTCGACAATTCCCGAGAGAAGGGTGTGGAGGTGAAGGAGCAGACCAAAGTCCTCGAACTGCTGCGTGACGGAGATCAGAAGGTCATTGGGGTGCGCGCTCAGAGCCACGACGGCACCATCACGGACTATCACGCCCGCATCACTCTGGACTGCACGGGCAAGGAAGCCTTCACCACCGTCCGCAACGGCTGGCGCGTGCGTGACCCTTACTTGAACAAGGTGGCCGTCTGGACCTACTACAAAGGCTCACGCCGTGAACCGGGCATTGATGAAGGTCAGACCACAGTGGCCTTTGTGAAGGACAAAGGCTGGTTCTGGCACATCCCCCAGCACGATGACATGGTCAGTGTGGGGGTGGTGGCAGAGGGCAAGTACCTCTCCCGAGACGGCATCAAGGACGCCGAAGGCATCTTCAAGCGCGAGGTGGAAGAGAATGTGTGGATCAAGGAATCCCTGTCCCACGGCCAGCAGGTGGGGCAGTACCACATTACCAGTGAGTACACCCACCACGCCAGGCATTGTGGCAGCGATGGCCTCCTCCTCGTGGGCGACGCCTTTGCCTTTCTGGATCCTGTGTTCAGCAGCGGCCTTATGTTTGCCATGAAGAGCGGTGTCCTGGCCGGGGAGGAGGTGAGCAAGGCGCTCAAGGAAAACGACCTCGGCCCTGCCCGCTTCACCAAGTACTCCCAGGAGCTCCGCCAGGGTGTGGAGAACATGCGGAAGCTCGTGTACGCCTTCTATGACCCCAACTTCAGCTTTGGCCAGCTTATCCGCAATCATCCTGATGCCCAAGGTGCCGTGACCGATTGTCTGAGCGGCGATGTGAACAAGGACTACAGCGTCCTCTGGGATCAAATCCGCGAGCTGGTGCCCCTGCCAGACGATCTCCCCCTCGGCGAACCCGAGGTGAAGACTCCCGAGCTGGCCGCCACATCCTGA
- a CDS encoding NAD(P)/FAD-dependent oxidoreductase, producing MQVEPPSSDSTYDVVVIGGALSGAATATLILRHNPGVRLLIVEKSEKLGRRVGEATVEVSAFFMGRVLGLTQYLNENQLVKQGLRFWFKNEEVKNVSEASELGAKYLSRIASYQLDRSTFDEEVLRRAGLAGAEIIRPATVSNVTLNDGGMQTLDVSHQGQKRTVSTRWIVDASGLAAVLARKNGWWRSNTEHPTAAAWSRWTNVKDWDSRELAEKYPEWSRAVYGIRNTATNHIIGDGWWSWWIPLKGGSVSVGVVFDQRIVDFPQDGGKVADRLKTFLMKHPVASEMLADAEYDEEDVHWRRNLAYYSTTFAGDGFVLVGDAAAFMDPFYSPGMDWISFTTSSAANLITQQHNGKPMTELVVKYNRDFSVCHRRWFESLYKDKYEYMGEFDLMSLAFRLDLGLYYWGVVEAPYNHGETALYAPPFSPPSGVIFSKLMSTYNRRFAKIARRRRRVGTLGRTNKANRCLIPGFMLKRSDTLRLFPLLAEWAWLEIKEGWRSWLEPDEGPPLIEKAPATKPAPAA from the coding sequence ATGCAAGTTGAGCCCCCCTCTTCTGACTCCACCTACGATGTCGTCGTCATTGGCGGTGCCCTTTCCGGTGCCGCCACCGCCACGCTGATCCTCCGGCACAATCCCGGCGTCCGGCTCCTCATTGTAGAAAAATCAGAGAAACTGGGACGTCGTGTGGGCGAGGCCACGGTGGAGGTCAGCGCCTTCTTCATGGGGCGCGTGCTCGGCCTCACCCAGTACCTCAATGAGAATCAGCTCGTAAAGCAGGGCCTGCGTTTCTGGTTCAAGAACGAAGAGGTCAAAAATGTCTCTGAAGCCAGCGAGCTTGGGGCCAAGTACCTTTCCCGCATCGCCTCCTACCAGCTCGACCGCTCCACCTTTGATGAGGAGGTCCTGCGCCGGGCCGGGCTGGCCGGTGCCGAAATCATCCGCCCTGCCACCGTTTCGAATGTGACACTAAACGACGGTGGCATGCAGACGCTGGACGTAAGCCACCAGGGCCAGAAGCGCACCGTCAGCACCCGTTGGATCGTGGACGCCTCCGGTCTGGCAGCCGTGCTGGCGCGGAAAAATGGCTGGTGGCGCAGCAACACCGAGCACCCCACGGCCGCAGCCTGGTCCCGGTGGACCAATGTCAAAGACTGGGACTCCCGCGAACTGGCGGAAAAATATCCTGAATGGTCCCGCGCCGTGTACGGCATTCGCAATACCGCCACCAACCACATCATTGGCGACGGCTGGTGGAGTTGGTGGATCCCCCTGAAAGGCGGCTCCGTCAGTGTGGGCGTGGTGTTTGACCAGCGCATCGTCGATTTTCCCCAAGACGGCGGCAAGGTCGCAGATCGTCTGAAGACCTTCCTCATGAAACACCCTGTGGCCTCGGAAATGCTGGCCGACGCGGAGTATGACGAGGAGGACGTCCACTGGCGTCGCAATCTGGCCTACTACAGCACCACCTTTGCCGGTGACGGATTTGTGCTCGTGGGTGATGCGGCCGCGTTCATGGACCCGTTCTACAGTCCGGGCATGGACTGGATCTCCTTCACCACCAGCAGCGCTGCCAATCTCATCACCCAGCAACACAATGGCAAACCCATGACCGAACTGGTGGTGAAGTACAACCGCGATTTCAGCGTCTGTCACCGCCGCTGGTTTGAGTCCCTCTACAAGGACAAGTACGAATACATGGGTGAGTTCGACCTCATGAGCCTCGCCTTCCGCCTCGACCTCGGCCTCTACTACTGGGGCGTCGTGGAGGCTCCTTACAATCACGGGGAGACCGCCCTCTACGCCCCTCCTTTTTCCCCGCCCAGCGGCGTGATCTTCTCCAAGTTGATGAGCACCTACAATCGGCGCTTTGCGAAGATCGCCCGCCGCCGTCGCCGCGTCGGCACCCTCGGCCGCACCAACAAAGCCAATCGCTGCCTCATCCCCGGCTTCATGCTCAAGCGTAGTGACACCCTGCGTCTCTTCCCCCTCCTGGCGGAATGGGCCTGGTTGGAGATCAAAGAAGGCTGGCGAAGCTGGCTTGAGCCTGATGAAGGCCCGCCGCTGATCGAGAAAGCACCTGCCACGAAGCCAGCGCCTGCGGCGTAG
- a CDS encoding squalene/phytoene synthase family protein, which yields MNGAEELGGKLLEGVSRSFYLTLKALPQGLREPLSLAYLLARAADTMADTIQVPDAVRLTCLAEFERRVRLPLRDPIAEGVLVARLLVDFVPHQEDAHEARLLERLQEAMNAFHVSPEGQKSAMMGVLGPIIQGQMLDIQRFPGDGQLRALATTRDLDDYTYLVAGCVGEFWTRLCATEAEGSFNEGVSLDEMVKRGIRYGKGLQLVNILRDPGKDLKLGRCYIPEEALQTAGLSVAAVQADPAKLMPLLTPWKKLCREHLHEGMRYLDEVSNKRLLYATALPLLLGIKTLALIEAADWPTLQAGVKVSRGEVSKVLLEAGMAVLRKGGMRKLAERYFGGR from the coding sequence ATGAATGGAGCAGAAGAACTGGGCGGGAAACTGCTGGAGGGGGTGTCCCGATCCTTTTATCTCACGCTCAAGGCACTGCCGCAAGGATTGCGAGAGCCGCTTTCCCTGGCGTACCTGCTGGCGCGGGCGGCGGACACCATGGCGGATACGATCCAGGTGCCCGATGCGGTGCGTTTGACCTGCCTGGCCGAGTTTGAAAGGCGGGTGAGACTGCCGCTGCGTGATCCGATTGCCGAGGGGGTGCTGGTGGCCCGCTTGCTGGTGGATTTTGTTCCGCATCAGGAGGATGCGCATGAGGCGCGTCTTCTGGAGCGCCTGCAGGAGGCTATGAATGCTTTCCACGTGTCTCCCGAGGGCCAAAAGTCTGCCATGATGGGGGTGCTGGGCCCCATCATCCAGGGGCAGATGCTGGATATACAGCGCTTTCCTGGAGACGGACAACTGCGTGCGCTGGCAACAACCCGCGACCTGGATGACTATACCTACCTGGTGGCTGGCTGTGTGGGGGAGTTCTGGACGCGCTTGTGTGCGACGGAAGCAGAGGGCTCCTTCAACGAGGGGGTGAGCCTGGATGAGATGGTCAAGCGGGGCATCCGCTATGGAAAGGGTCTGCAACTTGTGAACATTCTGCGCGATCCTGGGAAGGATCTGAAACTGGGGCGGTGCTACATTCCTGAAGAGGCGCTCCAGACCGCGGGGCTGAGTGTGGCGGCGGTGCAGGCGGATCCGGCAAAACTCATGCCGCTCTTGACGCCGTGGAAGAAGCTGTGCCGTGAGCACCTGCACGAAGGCATGCGATATCTCGATGAAGTGAGCAACAAGCGCCTGCTCTATGCCACGGCCTTGCCGTTGCTGTTGGGGATCAAGACGCTGGCACTGATTGAGGCCGCAGACTGGCCCACCCTGCAAGCGGGTGTGAAAGTGTCCCGCGGGGAGGTGAGCAAGGTGCTGCTGGAGGCGGGTATGGCGGTGCTGCGAAAGGGAGGGATGAGAAAGCTGGCGGAAAGATATTTCGGGGGTCGGTGA
- the hemW gene encoding radical SAM family heme chaperone HemW: MPSHLYLHIPFCHRICPYCSFYKHTLGGTDMGAFVKAVLRELELHQRTMPVTARTIYLGGGTPTALSEKHLADLLTGLKEAAAASGSVLDEFGLEANPKTVSASKARLLKELGVTRISLGVQAWDEPTLKLLGRDHAPDEAAETFQILREAGIPSLNVDLMFSIPGQTLKVWNAGLEKTLSLGSDHVSCYNLTYEEDTEFLSQLQAGVLDTDEDRDADHFQSTMDILEAAGFEHYEISNYARPGHRSVHNQAYWRGADYLGLGPSASSTVQRVRWKNISDTAGYIRLVQEGRLPITESEELSDRQWLIERVALELRTAEGMSRERVAPSQTEALTMLVTEGLVTATASRVILTRAGKALSDRIAEQLLPDE, from the coding sequence TTGCCGTCTCATCTTTACCTTCACATCCCCTTTTGTCATCGGATCTGCCCATACTGTAGTTTCTATAAACACACCCTGGGCGGCACAGATATGGGAGCCTTTGTAAAGGCTGTGCTCCGGGAACTGGAGTTGCACCAGCGCACCATGCCAGTAACCGCCCGCACCATTTATCTGGGTGGCGGCACGCCGACCGCGTTGAGCGAGAAGCATCTGGCCGACCTGCTAACGGGATTAAAGGAAGCTGCCGCCGCATCCGGCAGCGTTCTCGATGAGTTTGGCCTGGAGGCCAATCCCAAAACGGTGAGCGCCAGCAAGGCCCGCTTGCTGAAGGAACTGGGTGTCACCCGCATCAGCCTGGGCGTGCAAGCTTGGGACGAACCCACCTTGAAGCTGCTGGGCCGGGATCACGCGCCGGATGAAGCCGCCGAGACCTTTCAGATCCTGCGTGAAGCCGGCATCCCCAGTCTCAACGTTGATCTCATGTTTTCCATCCCCGGCCAGACGTTGAAGGTCTGGAACGCCGGCCTGGAGAAAACGCTTTCGCTGGGTTCCGATCACGTGTCGTGTTACAATCTGACCTATGAGGAGGACACCGAGTTCCTCTCCCAGCTTCAGGCCGGTGTGCTGGACACAGATGAGGACCGTGACGCTGACCACTTCCAGTCCACCATGGACATCCTCGAGGCTGCCGGCTTCGAGCACTACGAGATCTCCAACTACGCCCGCCCCGGCCATCGCTCCGTGCACAACCAGGCCTACTGGCGAGGCGCCGACTACCTTGGCCTCGGCCCTTCCGCCAGCTCCACCGTCCAACGGGTACGATGGAAGAACATCTCCGATACCGCAGGCTACATTCGTCTTGTCCAGGAAGGGCGTCTGCCCATCACAGAATCCGAAGAACTCAGCGACCGCCAGTGGCTCATTGAACGTGTGGCCCTGGAACTGCGTACCGCCGAAGGCATGAGCCGCGAGCGCGTCGCGCCTTCCCAAACCGAAGCCCTGACGATGCTGGTCACCGAGGGCCTCGTGACCGCCACGGCCAGCCGGGTGATCCTCACCCGCGCCGGCAAAGCCCTCTCCGACAGAATTGCAGAACAACTGCTGCCGGACGAATAG
- a CDS encoding SbcC/MukB-like Walker B domain-containing protein → MPAASGAPALDDPDFSGAALPGTSAHHSRAIRLTRIHALNWYGYQDSLAVKGNLVLAGLTGSGKSILMDLVMLVLVGPEKARHHFNRSATGTQSDRTLKGYCLLDTKREENGQPTYYRDKGATTYVALEFTWPGGQRIETWGLRIEFRNASENDGQITPFFCKGSLERADFLTAWLDGKKRPSELPAFRALIDARAGRTFASSREYLRDMSNPEHLNFNREVLDRLLPSAMSFTNLKSFDDFCRRFVLPGESVPVEDVTASYRDFQSYEQELKSLRAQLERLQRIRDLSQKLESSIRDRDVARYLHGELSHEHAKQLVESGEKRLADLKVAHAAEQAQLDELDRQIQQATAERERLLAVLNETSEGRLYGQLSAQVKELEGRVESLSSLQARVEDRLRRRVDNAREWLEKMRAASIVAPLDGRAMEKAIRTLDDCEAHATFNALSAVRAAAEQLCQDLRRSVSNETQKLQSLRRHEEELSQQLTALRSGLPPIPQPLLHTLNERLPRLPGEPTARALRDLCEVTDERWREALEVAFTDKFSIVVPEQHYEDALKIYHELKPASQSVLAAAESLIHPRRALALSREVLPGSLAEKIETDDAVARAILDHLFGGMICVETLAELEKHSAAILPDGLTLRDAQARRARHYDGLPFIGQRGLQRQRDIKASQLKEVEAQIRRLEPIERAVQESINLLPQMIPDHNSMVQDLSKLETLPEMESNLEKARRTLADLDTSAYASIAEQAEEWQPRIRAWNSEKLDIVGKGSHREIEQTEKMLDKRRQELNESLEAFTRTKMQVDISLHLERLRTWREEMRNRYMVSDVMAREFEKARAAASEEAIRSEGDLKQAMTDFKKTFQPKFDDLPEDGRTAAPYERVLARIEGASIIEYEKKAQSEKARWETLFRTQVLSRMQRALKRVEDIIFLLNKQLKRPIGRDLYKIRREPNPDFKFYRELIDLNALHQEDGLFYNSIGGELRQALDSFLNTLVHHANTPEAARLLDYRQYYDYKLQITDIHNPDAPPIDVDKQGRKMSGGENQSPYFVAILASYLHAYNRHETRWKEPSLALVPIDEAFSKLSGERIQDCIGAIGELDLQGVFSMSSGNIPYAFSLCDELIVITKREERSGNRSGIRNVPSVLFSDTPEGKEWMEKHKA, encoded by the coding sequence ATGCCCGCCGCCTCTGGAGCCCCCGCCTTGGATGACCCGGACTTTTCCGGAGCCGCCCTGCCAGGCACCTCCGCCCACCACAGCCGCGCCATCCGGCTCACGCGCATTCATGCGCTCAACTGGTATGGTTACCAGGACAGCCTGGCGGTTAAAGGAAACCTCGTGCTCGCCGGCCTCACCGGATCCGGCAAGTCCATCCTCATGGACCTGGTCATGCTCGTGCTGGTGGGCCCGGAGAAGGCGCGCCATCACTTCAACCGCAGCGCCACCGGCACCCAGAGTGACCGCACACTCAAGGGCTACTGCCTGCTCGATACGAAGCGGGAGGAGAACGGCCAACCCACCTATTATCGCGACAAAGGGGCCACCACCTATGTAGCGCTGGAGTTCACCTGGCCAGGTGGCCAGCGCATCGAGACGTGGGGCCTGCGCATTGAGTTTCGCAATGCCAGCGAGAACGACGGCCAGATCACCCCCTTCTTTTGCAAAGGCAGCCTGGAGCGAGCCGACTTCCTCACCGCCTGGCTGGATGGCAAGAAACGCCCCAGCGAGCTGCCCGCCTTTCGCGCCCTCATTGATGCCCGTGCCGGTCGCACCTTTGCCTCCTCCCGCGAGTACCTGCGGGACATGAGCAACCCGGAACACCTGAATTTCAACCGCGAAGTGTTGGACCGCCTGCTCCCCAGCGCCATGTCCTTCACCAACCTCAAGAGCTTTGACGACTTCTGCCGTCGCTTCGTGCTCCCTGGGGAATCAGTGCCCGTGGAGGATGTCACCGCCAGCTATCGGGACTTCCAATCCTATGAGCAGGAGCTCAAATCTCTCCGCGCCCAGTTGGAGCGGTTGCAACGCATCCGTGATCTCTCTCAAAAGCTCGAGTCCTCCATTCGCGACCGCGATGTGGCCCGCTATCTTCATGGCGAGCTCTCTCATGAGCACGCCAAGCAACTGGTGGAGAGCGGCGAAAAGCGACTGGCAGATCTGAAGGTGGCCCATGCAGCGGAGCAGGCCCAGTTGGACGAACTTGACCGCCAGATCCAGCAAGCCACCGCCGAGCGTGAGCGTCTGCTGGCCGTGCTCAATGAGACCTCCGAGGGTCGTCTCTACGGCCAGCTCAGCGCCCAGGTCAAAGAGCTGGAAGGGCGCGTGGAAAGCCTCAGCAGCCTGCAAGCACGCGTGGAAGACCGCCTGCGCCGACGTGTGGACAACGCCCGCGAGTGGCTGGAGAAGATGCGGGCCGCCTCCATCGTGGCCCCTCTGGATGGCCGTGCGATGGAAAAGGCCATCCGCACCCTGGATGATTGCGAAGCCCACGCCACCTTCAACGCTCTCTCCGCCGTGCGTGCGGCCGCAGAGCAACTCTGCCAGGACCTGCGCCGCTCCGTGAGCAATGAGACGCAGAAGCTCCAGTCCCTGCGTCGTCATGAGGAAGAGCTCAGCCAGCAGCTCACCGCCCTGCGTTCCGGCCTGCCGCCGATCCCTCAGCCACTGCTGCACACGCTCAATGAGCGGCTCCCCCGCCTCCCAGGCGAGCCCACTGCCCGGGCTCTGAGAGACCTTTGTGAAGTGACGGACGAACGCTGGCGCGAGGCGCTGGAAGTGGCCTTCACCGACAAGTTCTCCATCGTGGTTCCCGAGCAGCACTACGAGGACGCGCTGAAGATTTACCACGAACTCAAGCCCGCCTCACAGAGCGTGCTCGCAGCGGCCGAGTCCCTCATTCACCCCCGTCGCGCGCTGGCCCTGTCACGGGAGGTCCTACCGGGATCACTCGCTGAAAAGATTGAGACCGACGACGCCGTGGCCCGCGCCATCCTGGACCACCTCTTTGGCGGCATGATCTGCGTAGAGACGCTGGCAGAGCTGGAAAAACACTCCGCCGCCATCCTGCCAGACGGCCTCACCCTGCGCGACGCCCAGGCCCGCCGCGCCCGCCACTATGACGGACTGCCTTTCATTGGTCAGCGCGGCCTGCAACGCCAGCGCGACATCAAGGCCAGCCAGTTGAAGGAAGTCGAGGCACAGATCCGCCGGCTTGAGCCCATCGAGCGCGCAGTTCAGGAGTCAATCAACCTCCTGCCCCAGATGATCCCGGATCACAACAGCATGGTGCAGGATCTCAGCAAGCTGGAGACGCTGCCCGAGATGGAGTCCAACCTGGAGAAAGCCCGTCGCACCCTCGCCGATCTGGACACCTCTGCTTACGCCTCCATCGCCGAGCAGGCGGAGGAATGGCAACCCCGCATCCGCGCATGGAACAGCGAGAAGCTCGACATCGTCGGCAAAGGCAGCCACCGCGAGATTGAGCAGACAGAGAAGATGCTGGACAAGCGCCGCCAGGAGCTCAATGAGAGCCTGGAGGCCTTCACCCGCACCAAGATGCAGGTGGATATTTCCTTGCACCTCGAACGCCTTCGCACCTGGCGCGAGGAGATGCGCAACCGGTACATGGTGTCGGACGTCATGGCCCGCGAGTTCGAGAAAGCCCGCGCCGCCGCCAGTGAGGAGGCCATCCGTTCGGAAGGCGATCTCAAACAGGCCATGACGGACTTCAAGAAAACCTTCCAGCCCAAGTTCGACGACCTGCCCGAAGACGGCCGGACCGCTGCTCCGTATGAGCGGGTGCTTGCCCGCATCGAAGGGGCCAGCATCATTGAGTACGAAAAGAAGGCCCAGTCTGAGAAGGCCCGCTGGGAGACGCTCTTCCGCACCCAGGTCCTCAGCCGCATGCAGCGCGCGCTCAAGCGGGTGGAGGACATCATCTTCCTCCTCAACAAGCAGCTCAAGCGCCCCATTGGCCGGGACCTCTACAAGATCCGCCGCGAGCCCAACCCGGACTTCAAGTTTTACCGCGAACTCATCGACCTCAACGCGCTTCACCAGGAAGACGGCCTGTTCTACAACAGCATTGGCGGAGAGCTTCGCCAGGCCCTGGACTCATTCCTCAACACCCTCGTCCACCATGCCAACACTCCAGAGGCGGCCCGCCTGCTGGACTACCGCCAGTACTACGACTACAAGCTCCAGATCACAGACATCCACAATCCGGATGCACCGCCCATCGATGTGGACAAGCAAGGCCGCAAGATGAGCGGGGGCGAGAACCAGAGCCCCTACTTCGTCGCCATCCTCGCCAGTTACCTGCACGCCTACAACCGGCATGAGACGCGCTGGAAAGAGCCCTCCCTCGCCCTCGTCCCCATTGACGAAGCCTTCTCCAAGCTCTCCGGCGAGCGCATTCAGGACTGTATCGGCGCCATCGGCGAACTCGACCTCCAGGGCGTGTTCTCCATGTCCAGCGGCAACATCCCCTACGCATTCAGCCTCTGTGACGAGCTCATCGTCATCACCAAACGCGAAGAACGCTCAGGGAATCGCAGCGGCATCCGCAACGTCCCCAGCGTCCTCTTCAGCGACACCCCAGAAGGCAAGGAGTGGATGGAGAAGCATAAGGCGTAA
- a CDS encoding DUF4194 domain-containing protein — MPTHDPDFLHVDQPPETLLRLPEADRAQLGDALQELLTHGSILGLEAGQSALYHWCRQNFEWLRETATLLGLDVALLHEERMVQALPRIASLQLRLRQDATLIWLALWYAGDVRWRDEGQTQALLSVGELNSLLKDQLLPDLASLPTRTRLREILRQAARFNLIRFTLAEPFEDSGIEVLPAIRRVVPFQDLADWTRSASVFKREETTDLEGAVPDTTPGSLGAVEDDFAA; from the coding sequence ATGCCCACCCACGATCCCGACTTCCTCCATGTGGACCAGCCGCCGGAGACTCTCCTGCGTCTGCCGGAGGCGGATCGTGCCCAGCTCGGGGATGCGCTTCAGGAGCTGCTCACGCACGGCTCCATCCTCGGTTTGGAGGCTGGCCAGTCGGCCCTCTATCACTGGTGCCGGCAGAACTTTGAATGGCTGAGAGAGACCGCCACCCTGCTGGGGCTGGACGTGGCCCTTCTTCATGAGGAGCGCATGGTCCAGGCCCTGCCGCGGATCGCCAGCCTGCAGCTTCGGCTTCGTCAGGACGCGACGTTGATCTGGCTGGCGCTGTGGTACGCCGGGGATGTGCGGTGGCGTGATGAAGGCCAGACTCAGGCACTGCTCAGCGTGGGCGAACTCAATTCCCTCCTGAAGGATCAGCTTCTCCCGGACCTCGCCAGCCTGCCCACCCGCACCCGCCTGCGGGAGATCCTGCGTCAGGCCGCCCGGTTCAATCTCATCCGCTTCACGCTGGCCGAGCCCTTTGAAGATTCCGGCATCGAAGTCCTGCCCGCCATCCGCCGCGTGGTGCCGTTTCAGGATCTGGCAGACTGGACCCGCAGTGCGTCCGTCTTCAAACGCGAGGAAACTACAGACCTGGAAGGCGCAGTGCCAGACACCACCCCCGGCTCGCTCGGGGCAGTGGAAGACGACTTCGCAGCCTAG
- a CDS encoding cation:proton antiporter: MNRISVIYVLILTIASAAIFAVIHTGANLPASEGFSSHVASAAHAAPPATQSAGEAMVANLEEHFKNPLSQLFLQLVVIIAASRLVGKLFTLMGQPSVVGEMAAGILLGPSLFGYLTPDLFHIVFPADSLGTIKLLSQVGVCLFMFSVGMDLNVGHVRNKAHTAVVVSHASIVFPYLLGVVLAYFLYTSMAAEGATFMAFALFMGISMSITAFPVLARILQERGMTKTFLGSTAITCAAVDDVTAWSILAFVVAIARSTSITGSALNLLLIAGFIGIMVLVIRPSLPRLLGEKRLQAEDPSKGVMATVLCIVVAASLCTEVIGIHALFGAFLAGAIMPHAHGFRHKLNVRIENFSSVLLLPLFFAFTGLRTQIGLLNDWSGWLLCLLIIAVASLGKLGGTALTARLTGMGWRDSLQLGALMNTRGLMELIALNIGFELGILSDRVFTMLVIMALATTALTGPLLTWFGAQKSAEPDGQPHPART, encoded by the coding sequence ATGAATCGCATCTCCGTGATTTATGTCCTTATCCTGACCATCGCCTCAGCCGCCATTTTTGCGGTTATTCATACTGGTGCCAACCTGCCCGCCTCAGAAGGATTTAGCTCCCACGTAGCATCAGCAGCTCACGCTGCCCCCCCCGCCACCCAGTCCGCGGGTGAGGCCATGGTGGCAAACCTGGAGGAACATTTCAAGAATCCTCTCAGCCAGTTGTTCCTTCAGCTCGTGGTCATCATTGCGGCGTCACGGCTGGTGGGGAAGCTGTTCACCCTCATGGGCCAGCCTTCAGTGGTGGGAGAGATGGCCGCCGGCATTCTTCTCGGCCCCTCATTATTCGGCTATTTGACGCCCGATCTCTTCCACATTGTCTTCCCGGCGGATTCACTGGGCACCATCAAACTTCTCAGCCAGGTGGGTGTGTGTCTCTTCATGTTCTCCGTGGGAATGGATCTCAACGTCGGACATGTACGGAACAAGGCGCACACGGCGGTGGTGGTGAGCCACGCCAGCATCGTCTTCCCGTATCTGTTGGGAGTGGTGCTTGCCTATTTCCTTTATACCAGCATGGCGGCTGAAGGAGCCACCTTCATGGCCTTCGCTCTTTTCATGGGCATCTCCATGAGCATCACCGCCTTTCCGGTGCTGGCCCGCATCCTTCAGGAACGCGGCATGACGAAGACCTTCCTGGGCAGCACGGCCATCACCTGCGCCGCCGTGGATGACGTCACTGCCTGGAGCATCCTGGCCTTTGTCGTCGCCATTGCCCGCTCTACCAGCATCACGGGCTCGGCATTGAACCTCCTGCTCATAGCAGGGTTCATCGGGATCATGGTTCTCGTCATCCGTCCAAGCCTGCCCCGCTTGCTGGGAGAAAAACGCCTCCAGGCGGAGGATCCCTCAAAGGGCGTGATGGCCACCGTCTTGTGCATTGTGGTCGCAGCATCGCTCTGCACCGAGGTCATCGGGATTCACGCACTGTTCGGTGCCTTTCTCGCCGGTGCCATCATGCCGCACGCCCACGGGTTCCGTCACAAGTTGAACGTTCGAATTGAGAACTTCAGCTCCGTCCTCCTGCTTCCCCTTTTCTTCGCGTTCACGGGGCTTCGCACGCAGATCGGGCTGCTGAACGACTGGTCGGGCTGGCTGCTCTGCCTGCTGATCATTGCTGTGGCGTCACTGGGCAAACTGGGCGGCACCGCCCTCACCGCCCGACTCACCGGCATGGGCTGGCGCGACTCTCTCCAACTGGGAGCCCTCATGAACACCCGGGGCCTGATGGAGCTGATCGCCCTCAACATCGGTTTTGAACTGGGAATTCTATCCGACCGCGTTTTCACCATGCTGGTGATCATGGCCCTGGCCACCACCGCCCTGACCGGCCCGCTGCTCACCTGGTTCGGCGCTCAGAAGTCGGCCGAGCCCGATGGTCAGCCTCACCCCGCCCGGACGTAG